The Polaribacter tangerinus genome has a segment encoding these proteins:
- the eno gene encoding phosphopyruvate hydratase has translation MSIIIKVHARQIFDSRGNPTVEVDVITENGVLGRAAVPSGASTGEHEAVELRDGGKDYMGKGVLNAVKNVNETIAQELLGVSVFEQNAIDKLMIALDGTPNKSVLGANAILGVSLAVSKAAANELGMPLYRYIGGVSANTLPVPMMNIINGGSHSDAPIAFQEFMVMPVKASTFSEAMKMGSEIFHNLKKVLHDRNLSTAVGDEGGFAPNLEGGTEDALETIALAVSNAGYKLGDEIMIALDCAAAEFYVDGKYDYTKFEGPSGKVRTSQEQADYLAELSSKYPIISIEDGMDENDWEGWKYLTEKVGDKVQLVGDDLFVTNVERLSKGIENGIANSILIKVNQIGTLSETIAAVNMAKNAGYTSVMSHRSGETEDNTIADLAVALNCGQIKTGSASRSDRMAKYNQLLRIEEELGEVAYFPKEKAFKI, from the coding sequence ATGAGCATTATAATTAAAGTTCACGCACGTCAAATTTTCGATTCTAGAGGAAATCCTACTGTAGAGGTTGATGTAATCACCGAAAATGGAGTTTTAGGAAGAGCTGCAGTTCCTTCAGGAGCGTCTACAGGAGAACATGAGGCTGTAGAACTTAGAGATGGCGGCAAAGACTATATGGGTAAAGGTGTTTTAAACGCAGTAAAAAACGTAAATGAAACAATTGCCCAAGAATTGTTAGGAGTTTCTGTTTTTGAACAAAATGCAATAGATAAGCTAATGATTGCTTTAGATGGTACACCAAATAAATCTGTTTTGGGAGCAAATGCTATTTTAGGAGTTTCTTTAGCGGTATCTAAGGCTGCCGCAAATGAGTTAGGCATGCCTTTATATAGATATATTGGTGGTGTTTCTGCAAATACACTTCCTGTACCAATGATGAATATTATTAATGGTGGTTCACATTCCGATGCTCCAATAGCTTTTCAAGAATTTATGGTGATGCCAGTTAAAGCCTCAACTTTTAGTGAAGCTATGAAAATGGGATCTGAAATTTTCCATAACCTTAAAAAGGTACTGCATGATAGAAATTTATCTACAGCAGTAGGAGACGAAGGTGGATTTGCACCTAACCTAGAAGGCGGAACAGAAGATGCACTAGAAACTATAGCATTAGCAGTGAGTAATGCAGGTTACAAGTTAGGAGACGAGATTATGATTGCTTTAGACTGTGCTGCTGCAGAATTTTATGTAGATGGTAAATACGATTACACAAAATTTGAAGGCCCAAGTGGTAAAGTAAGAACGAGTCAAGAGCAAGCAGATTATTTAGCAGAATTATCTTCTAAATATCCTATTATTTCAATAGAAGATGGAATGGATGAAAATGATTGGGAAGGTTGGAAATATTTAACAGAAAAGGTTGGTGATAAAGTTCAATTAGTTGGAGACGATTTATTTGTTACAAATGTAGAGCGTTTGTCTAAAGGAATTGAAAACGGTATTGCCAATTCAATATTAATAAAAGTAAACCAAATAGGAACTTTATCGGAAACAATTGCAGCAGTAAATATGGCAAAAAATGCAGGCTATACCTCTGTAATGTCTCATAGGTCTGGAGAAACTGAAGACAATACTATAGCAGATTTAGCTGTGGCATTAAATTGTGGACAAATAAAAA